In a single window of the Streptacidiphilus sp. P02-A3a genome:
- a CDS encoding A/G-specific adenine glycosylase, whose product MNTNTAVRSADLHREILAWYAANARELPWREPEAGAWAVMVSEFMLQQTPVKRVLPRYADWMERWPTPAALAADPPGEAVRAWERLGYPRRALRLHAAATAIVERHDGRVPTDHAELLALPGVGEYTAAAVASFAHRQRHAVLDTNVRRVLARLVDGNEFPPTATTAAERRTAAELLPSVPETAATWGVAVMELGALVCTARSPECGHCPVAARCAWRLAGRPAYSGPPRRGQTYAGTDRQVRGKLLAVLRATRSEVPQAELDAVWPEPVQRARALDGLVADGLVEPVGPGVYRLPGGPPVP is encoded by the coding sequence ATGAACACGAACACAGCCGTCCGCAGCGCGGACCTGCACCGCGAGATCCTGGCCTGGTACGCCGCCAACGCCCGGGAGCTGCCCTGGCGCGAGCCCGAGGCCGGGGCCTGGGCGGTGATGGTCAGTGAGTTCATGCTCCAGCAGACCCCGGTGAAGCGGGTGCTGCCCAGGTACGCGGACTGGATGGAGCGCTGGCCCACCCCGGCCGCCCTGGCCGCCGATCCGCCGGGCGAGGCGGTCCGCGCCTGGGAGCGGCTGGGCTACCCGCGCCGGGCGCTGCGGCTGCACGCGGCGGCGACCGCGATCGTGGAGCGGCACGACGGCCGGGTGCCGACGGACCACGCCGAGCTGCTGGCGCTGCCCGGGGTCGGCGAGTACACCGCCGCCGCGGTCGCCTCGTTCGCGCACCGGCAGCGGCACGCGGTGCTGGACACCAACGTCCGCCGGGTCCTCGCCCGGCTGGTCGACGGCAACGAGTTCCCGCCGACGGCGACCACCGCCGCCGAGCGGCGCACCGCCGCCGAGCTGCTGCCGTCGGTCCCGGAGACCGCCGCGACCTGGGGGGTCGCGGTGATGGAGCTGGGCGCGCTGGTCTGCACCGCGCGGTCGCCGGAGTGCGGGCACTGCCCGGTCGCGGCGCGCTGCGCCTGGCGGCTGGCGGGCCGCCCGGCGTACTCAGGACCGCCGCGCCGGGGCCAGACCTACGCCGGGACCGACCGCCAGGTGCGCGGGAAGCTGCTGGCGGTGCTGCGGGCGACCCGGTCCGAGGTGCCGCAGGCGGAGCTGGACGCGGTCTGGCCGGAGCCGGTGCAGCGGGCCCGGGCCCTGGACGGGCTGGTGGCCGACGGTCTGGTGGAGCCGGTCGGGCCGGGCGTCTACCGGCTCCCCGGGGGACCGCCGGTGCCCTGA
- a CDS encoding TetR/AcrR family transcriptional regulator: MTTQTPRGDTRARIVDVALELFAEHGYEKTSLREIADRLGVTKAALYYHFRTKEDILAGIVDSMAAPIDDAIAWGREQPYSPELRDEIVRRFAEGMSDRQRLLRFFHENQPTIRELSVGTRFKERMIALTQLMQGPEPTFEDRVRAAVSLMVINATHFISDACAEQGKPDSAPSPADRQAIALRVALDVAEQIGKPDRG; the protein is encoded by the coding sequence ATGACTACCCAGACACCTCGCGGGGACACCCGGGCGCGCATCGTGGACGTCGCTCTGGAGCTCTTCGCCGAGCACGGGTACGAGAAGACCTCGCTCCGCGAGATCGCCGACCGGCTCGGCGTGACCAAGGCCGCGCTGTACTACCACTTCCGCACCAAGGAGGACATCCTCGCGGGGATCGTGGACAGCATGGCGGCGCCCATCGACGACGCCATCGCCTGGGGCCGGGAGCAGCCGTACAGCCCGGAGCTGCGGGACGAGATCGTCCGCCGCTTCGCCGAGGGCATGTCCGACCGGCAGCGGCTGCTGCGCTTCTTCCACGAGAACCAGCCGACCATCCGCGAGCTCAGCGTCGGTACCCGCTTCAAGGAGCGGATGATCGCGCTGACCCAGCTGATGCAGGGCCCGGAGCCGACCTTCGAGGACCGGGTGCGGGCGGCCGTGTCGCTGATGGTGATCAACGCCACGCACTTCATCTCCGACGCCTGCGCCGAGCAGGGGAAGCCGGACTCCGCGCCGAGCCCGGCCGACCGCCAGGCCATCGCGCTGCGGGTGGCCCTGGACGTCGCCGAGCAGATCGGCAAGCCCGACCGGGGCTGA
- a CDS encoding aldehyde dehydrogenase family protein translates to MPHSGPHAHPSRQVVVRRWLACKAARSPSLPQERTVTLQLKSGTSWSETYARCVQAAPEAFAPDRLLNLVRGDWHAVGTPGFHTTPLDGTPIPGPPRVGVEEAAAAVDFAVTAHAAWSRVPLDERSARVRAAVDDLAAHRELLALLLVWEIGKPWRLACADVDRALDGVRWYLDNIERQLGVHTAHPRQPLPGPVSNIASWNYPMSVQVHAELVQLLAGNAVLAKTPSQGGFHCLTLAHALMHRAGLPVSLLSGMGSEIADALISSPGLGALAFVGGRANGRRAATSLADSSYAEANRRHFLEQEGLNTWGVWDFSDWPTLAAHLRKGFEYAKQRCTAYPRYVVQRRLFPAFLETYLSVLDNLRFGHPLAVADADPRTPYPELDFGPVIHAAKATELTRHFQQAVAARAVPLYQGDLDDGLFLPDQDTAAYLAPACVLEPPSSWALHHSEPFGPLDSIVLVDTEAELLAAMNAGNGSLVASIATDDQAFAERVAPDLLAFKIGVNKPRSRGDREEVFGGLGASWKGAFVGGDLLVQAVSYGPEGAEEKLYGNFPGYSLYPPR, encoded by the coding sequence ATGCCCCACTCCGGGCCGCACGCTCATCCCTCACGCCAGGTCGTCGTGCGACGCTGGTTGGCCTGCAAGGCCGCCCGCTCCCCCTCCCTCCCTCAGGAGCGCACCGTGACCCTCCAGCTCAAATCCGGCACGTCCTGGTCCGAGACCTATGCCCGCTGTGTCCAGGCCGCTCCGGAGGCGTTCGCCCCGGACCGGCTACTGAACCTGGTGCGCGGCGACTGGCACGCCGTCGGCACCCCCGGCTTCCACACCACGCCGCTGGACGGCACCCCGATCCCGGGCCCGCCGCGGGTCGGCGTGGAGGAGGCGGCGGCGGCCGTCGACTTCGCCGTCACCGCCCACGCCGCCTGGTCCCGGGTGCCGCTGGACGAACGCTCGGCGCGGGTCCGCGCCGCCGTGGACGACCTGGCCGCGCACCGCGAACTGCTCGCGCTGCTGCTGGTCTGGGAGATCGGCAAGCCCTGGCGGCTGGCCTGCGCCGACGTCGACCGGGCGCTGGACGGCGTGCGCTGGTACCTGGACAACATCGAGCGGCAGCTGGGCGTGCACACCGCGCACCCCCGGCAGCCGCTGCCGGGCCCGGTGTCCAACATCGCCAGCTGGAACTACCCGATGAGCGTGCAGGTGCACGCGGAGCTGGTGCAGCTGCTGGCCGGCAACGCGGTGCTGGCGAAGACCCCGTCCCAGGGCGGGTTCCACTGCCTGACCCTGGCGCACGCGCTGATGCACCGGGCCGGGCTGCCGGTGAGCCTGCTGTCCGGGATGGGCTCGGAGATCGCCGACGCGCTGATCAGCTCCCCCGGGCTGGGCGCGCTGGCCTTCGTCGGCGGACGCGCCAACGGCCGCCGCGCCGCGACCTCGCTCGCCGACTCCTCCTACGCCGAGGCCAACCGGCGGCACTTCCTGGAGCAGGAGGGGCTGAACACCTGGGGGGTCTGGGACTTCAGCGACTGGCCGACGCTGGCGGCGCACCTGCGCAAGGGCTTCGAGTACGCCAAGCAGCGCTGCACCGCCTATCCGCGCTACGTCGTGCAGCGCCGGCTGTTCCCGGCCTTCCTGGAGACCTACCTCTCGGTCCTCGACAACCTGCGCTTCGGGCATCCGCTGGCGGTGGCCGACGCCGACCCGCGGACCCCCTACCCGGAGCTGGACTTCGGGCCGGTGATCCACGCCGCCAAGGCCACCGAGCTGACCCGGCACTTCCAGCAGGCGGTCGCCGCCCGCGCGGTCCCGCTGTACCAGGGCGACCTGGACGACGGGCTGTTCCTGCCCGACCAGGACACCGCCGCCTACCTGGCCCCGGCCTGCGTCCTGGAGCCGCCGAGCAGTTGGGCGCTGCACCACTCCGAGCCGTTCGGCCCGCTGGACTCCATCGTGCTGGTGGACACCGAGGCGGAGCTGCTGGCGGCGATGAACGCGGGCAACGGCTCGCTGGTGGCCAGCATCGCCACCGACGACCAGGCCTTCGCCGAGCGGGTCGCGCCGGACCTGCTGGCCTTCAAGATCGGCGTCAACAAGCCGCGCTCGCGCGGCGACCGGGAGGAGGTCTTCGGCGGGCTCGGTGCCTCCTGGAAGGGCGCCTTCGTCGGCGGCGACCTGCTGGTCCAGGCGGTCAGTTACGGACCCGAGGGCGCCGAGGAGAAGCTCTACGGCAACTTCCCCGGATACTCGCTCTACCCGCCGCGCTGA
- a CDS encoding ferritin-like domain-containing protein: MSTRDLYTTPVSEGTWTVPAAGSARFNWEYDDGRDHLLALYQKGKDKQWDAAKRIDWSLEVDPYDALGLPDEVLSVHGTPYWAKFSEQNRADLRRHYASWQFSQFLHGEQGAMVCAARIVESVPDLDAKFYSATQTMDEARHAELYSRFLHEKIGMLYPINDNLQSLLGDTLRDSRWDMPYLGMQVLIEGLALAAFGLIRDTTTKPLPKQLLAYVMQDEARHVAFGRMALRDYYGQLSSAELAEREEFVIEGCYLMRDRLRGAEVLTNFGIPLAEAEEISEHSEYLTFFRKLLFSRIVPCVKDIGLWGPKLQQAYADMGVFELGDSNLDVLMRQDEEIAERVDAERFAAEEAARITEVAEAIASGAESD, translated from the coding sequence ATGTCGACCCGCGATCTCTACACCACCCCTGTCAGCGAAGGCACCTGGACCGTCCCGGCGGCCGGGTCGGCCCGCTTCAACTGGGAGTACGACGACGGCCGGGACCACCTGCTCGCCCTCTACCAGAAGGGCAAGGACAAGCAGTGGGACGCGGCGAAGCGGATCGACTGGTCGCTGGAGGTCGACCCCTACGACGCGCTCGGACTGCCGGACGAGGTGCTGTCCGTCCACGGCACCCCGTACTGGGCCAAGTTCAGCGAGCAGAACCGGGCCGACCTGCGCCGCCACTACGCGTCCTGGCAGTTCAGCCAGTTCCTGCACGGCGAACAGGGCGCGATGGTCTGCGCCGCCCGGATAGTCGAGTCCGTGCCGGACCTGGACGCGAAGTTCTACTCGGCGACCCAGACCATGGACGAGGCCCGGCACGCGGAGCTCTACTCGCGCTTCCTGCACGAGAAGATAGGCATGCTCTACCCGATCAACGACAACCTCCAGTCGCTGCTCGGCGACACCCTGCGGGACTCCCGCTGGGACATGCCCTACCTCGGCATGCAGGTGCTGATCGAGGGCCTGGCGCTGGCCGCCTTCGGACTGATCCGGGACACCACCACCAAGCCGCTGCCGAAGCAGCTGCTCGCCTACGTGATGCAGGACGAGGCCCGCCACGTCGCCTTCGGCCGGATGGCGCTGCGCGACTACTACGGCCAGCTCAGCTCCGCCGAACTGGCCGAGCGCGAGGAGTTCGTGATCGAGGGCTGCTACCTGATGCGCGACCGGCTGCGCGGCGCCGAGGTGCTGACGAACTTCGGCATCCCGCTGGCCGAGGCGGAGGAGATCAGCGAGCACAGCGAGTACCTGACCTTCTTCCGCAAGCTGCTGTTCTCCCGGATCGTCCCCTGCGTCAAGGACATCGGCCTGTGGGGTCCGAAGCTCCAGCAGGCCTACGCGGACATGGGGGTGTTCGAACTCGGCGACTCCAACCTGGACGTGTTGATGCGTCAGGACGAGGAGATCGCGGAGCGGGTCGACGCGGAGCGCTTCGCCGCCGAGGAGGCGGCCCGGATCACCGAGGTGGCCGAGGCCATCGCCTCGGGCGCGGAGTCGGACTGA
- a CDS encoding RDD family protein, whose translation MSTDYQTPGYVAPEQAVPLELRASPWIRLGAQLLNGLLSIVTLFIGWLIWAMITWSNDSCNPGQKILGLKVVKKDTGAALTWGELFIRNFLLGGIVYGITFSVLYVVDIFKTFGTERQRVLDSMAGTVVIRTK comes from the coding sequence ATGTCCACGGACTACCAGACCCCCGGCTACGTCGCCCCCGAGCAGGCCGTGCCGCTGGAGCTGCGCGCCTCCCCCTGGATCCGCCTCGGCGCCCAGCTGCTCAACGGCCTGCTGTCCATCGTGACCCTCTTCATCGGCTGGCTGATCTGGGCGATGATCACCTGGTCCAACGACAGCTGCAACCCGGGCCAGAAGATCCTCGGCCTCAAGGTCGTCAAGAAGGACACCGGAGCGGCCCTGACCTGGGGCGAGCTGTTCATCCGCAACTTCCTGCTGGGCGGGATCGTCTACGGCATCACCTTCTCGGTGCTGTACGTCGTGGACATCTTCAAGACCTTCGGCACCGAGCGCCAGCGCGTGCTCGACAGCATGGCGGGCACCGTGGTGATCCGCACCAAGTAG
- a CDS encoding trypco2 family protein has product MSGFEHREQIELAAAVSAIRRELTEAAAQGADEPVRFEVGPIQLEFTVELTHEAGARGGVRAWVLSAGADARATHGATHRVSLTLTPKAAADGGPIEVGNADHGGTSRFSSGS; this is encoded by the coding sequence GTGTCCGGCTTCGAACACAGGGAACAGATCGAACTCGCGGCGGCGGTGAGCGCCATCCGGCGGGAGCTGACCGAGGCCGCGGCGCAGGGCGCCGACGAACCGGTCCGCTTCGAAGTCGGCCCGATCCAGCTGGAGTTCACCGTCGAGCTGACCCACGAGGCCGGGGCTCGGGGCGGGGTGCGCGCCTGGGTGCTGAGCGCGGGCGCGGACGCCAGGGCCACCCACGGGGCCACCCACCGGGTCTCCCTCACGCTCACCCCCAAGGCCGCCGCCGACGGCGGCCCGATCGAGGTCGGCAATGCCGACCACGGCGGCACCTCCCGCTTCTCCAGCGGTAGTTGA
- a CDS encoding serine protease, which produces MPHPRRDRIAAVFGARQGSGYLLGPRLVLTAAHLLGPEPPEVVVPGGPGRVRCQVLWSRHDEGCDAALLRADRALTSTPGSRFRNPVWGRIGDLFPREGAHAVGFPQVQRDLEGELDSEQLVGTLKPGTGLLTGRMVLDSAHGAPAAPRGGGSPWAGLSGAAVFLGERLVGVVRADPGNWQHGRVELTPTAAILDSHQFLPMIEMFSPHQNSSVLEPPTPPSRDEFEERLREFVVRQTGRLQIIGLSRSPDQEDSWPLDAGYLSLELVAGTAGRAADEPPQSQRAEQALSGRRRILIRGAAGSGKSTLLFWLANCTASRGLPVQLADLLDCVPLLVRLRALPRHGELPAPEELLALVAKPLSGHPAAAGWVTRQLELGRVLLLVDGVDEVPEADRARTRAWLTELLAAYPDVRYVVTTRPSAVREGWLTQAGFTELELLPMSRADVAAFITRWHRAAGTDERLTGWRDSLTAAVVRKQDLGRLATSPLMCALICALNRDRRGYLPEGRMELYSAALEMLLVRRDRERGIAVPEGFRLTADQQITLLQRLAYWLAANGTAEIDRALAVRKLADALPAMAGINGDGEQLLRHLLVRSGLLRQPTADSVDFIHRTFQDYLAAKAAIEEEDLGVLVRNAHDDQWDDILRMAVGHARPKERARLLRALLARAESDTRHSFRLRVLAAACLEHATELDPVVRQEIAESTAEVIPPRTDAAAKALAAAGSMVLDLLPGPEGLVRATAHAVVVAASTVAGAAAIPLLAQYADHESTSVRGQLAWAWERFDTREYGEQVIARLTHGDGLRFIAKSREQLAYLLEIGGRPSIECSGWLPDSDLRLLAHGPLASIRLHENPGRMDLCWLTECPELRSLHLINCTGRIDLAVLPELALDNLVLVDCPNLESLRSLGRATTLRRLRYGPSSLGTTRAQPLWLPPSLRELEVHEPTSLIGLAACGELRLARLNADELDPDRWAELSVLPELSELHLSGEPEGPWAARPPMRSVRKLSLNHAWRPHPLRDLALAFPNLERLDLLGAPERRGEFRIDVESLRDLHGCEVRHFSELVVIP; this is translated from the coding sequence ATGCCGCATCCTCGAAGGGACCGCATCGCGGCGGTGTTCGGGGCCCGGCAGGGCAGCGGCTACCTGCTCGGCCCGCGGCTGGTCCTCACCGCCGCCCACCTGCTCGGCCCGGAGCCACCGGAGGTGGTGGTGCCCGGCGGCCCGGGGCGGGTCCGCTGCCAGGTGCTGTGGTCGCGCCACGACGAGGGCTGCGACGCGGCGCTGCTGCGCGCCGACCGGGCGCTGACCAGCACCCCCGGCAGCCGCTTCAGGAACCCGGTCTGGGGCCGGATCGGCGACCTGTTCCCCCGGGAGGGGGCGCACGCGGTGGGCTTCCCCCAGGTCCAGCGCGACCTGGAGGGGGAGCTGGACAGCGAGCAGCTGGTCGGCACGCTCAAGCCCGGGACCGGGCTGCTCACCGGCCGGATGGTGCTGGACAGCGCGCACGGCGCCCCGGCCGCGCCCCGGGGCGGCGGCTCGCCCTGGGCGGGCCTCTCGGGCGCGGCGGTGTTCCTCGGGGAACGGCTGGTCGGCGTGGTCCGGGCGGACCCGGGGAACTGGCAGCACGGACGGGTCGAACTCACCCCCACCGCGGCCATCCTGGACTCCCACCAGTTCCTGCCGATGATCGAGATGTTCAGCCCGCACCAGAACTCGTCGGTGCTGGAGCCGCCGACACCGCCGAGCCGGGACGAGTTCGAGGAGCGGCTGCGCGAGTTCGTGGTCCGGCAGACCGGGCGGCTACAGATCATCGGGCTGAGCCGGAGCCCGGACCAGGAGGACTCCTGGCCGCTGGACGCGGGCTACCTGAGCCTGGAGCTGGTCGCCGGGACGGCCGGACGCGCGGCCGACGAGCCGCCGCAATCGCAGCGGGCCGAGCAGGCGCTGTCCGGGCGGCGGCGGATCCTGATCCGGGGCGCGGCCGGATCAGGCAAGTCCACCCTGCTGTTCTGGCTCGCCAACTGCACCGCGAGCCGCGGGCTCCCGGTGCAGTTGGCGGACCTGCTGGACTGCGTACCGCTGCTGGTCCGGCTGCGGGCGCTGCCCCGGCACGGCGAGCTGCCCGCGCCGGAGGAGCTGCTGGCGCTGGTCGCCAAGCCGCTCAGCGGCCACCCGGCGGCGGCCGGCTGGGTCACCCGGCAGCTGGAGCTGGGCCGGGTGCTGCTGCTGGTCGACGGCGTCGACGAGGTCCCCGAGGCCGACCGGGCGCGGACCCGGGCCTGGCTGACCGAGCTGCTGGCCGCCTACCCCGACGTCCGCTACGTGGTCACCACCCGCCCCTCCGCCGTCCGCGAGGGCTGGCTGACCCAGGCCGGGTTCACCGAGCTGGAGCTGCTGCCGATGAGCCGCGCGGACGTCGCCGCGTTCATCACCCGCTGGCACCGGGCGGCCGGGACCGACGAGCGGCTGACCGGCTGGCGGGACTCGCTGACCGCCGCCGTGGTCCGCAAGCAGGACCTCGGCCGGCTGGCCACCAGCCCGCTGATGTGCGCGCTGATCTGCGCGCTGAACCGGGACCGGCGCGGGTACCTGCCGGAGGGGCGGATGGAGCTGTACTCGGCGGCGCTGGAGATGCTGCTGGTCCGCCGCGACCGCGAACGCGGCATAGCCGTGCCCGAGGGGTTCCGGCTGACGGCCGATCAGCAGATCACCCTGCTCCAGCGGCTGGCGTACTGGCTGGCCGCCAACGGCACGGCGGAGATCGACCGGGCGCTGGCGGTGCGGAAGCTCGCCGACGCGCTCCCGGCGATGGCCGGGATCAACGGGGACGGCGAACAGCTGCTGCGGCACCTGCTGGTCCGCAGCGGGCTGCTGCGGCAGCCCACGGCCGACTCGGTGGACTTCATCCACCGCACCTTCCAGGACTACCTCGCCGCGAAGGCCGCGATCGAGGAGGAGGACCTGGGCGTCCTGGTCCGCAACGCCCACGACGACCAGTGGGACGACATCCTGCGGATGGCGGTGGGCCACGCCCGGCCGAAGGAGCGCGCCCGACTGCTGCGCGCCCTGCTGGCCCGGGCCGAGAGCGACACCCGGCACAGCTTCAGGCTCCGGGTGCTGGCGGCGGCCTGCCTGGAACACGCCACCGAGCTGGACCCGGTCGTCCGGCAGGAGATCGCGGAGAGCACCGCCGAGGTGATCCCGCCGCGCACCGACGCCGCCGCCAAAGCCCTGGCCGCCGCCGGTTCCATGGTCCTCGACCTGCTGCCGGGACCGGAAGGGCTGGTCAGGGCTACCGCGCACGCGGTGGTGGTCGCCGCCTCGACCGTGGCCGGGGCGGCGGCGATCCCGCTGCTGGCCCAGTACGCGGACCACGAGTCGACCAGTGTCCGGGGGCAGCTCGCCTGGGCCTGGGAGCGGTTCGACACCCGCGAGTACGGCGAGCAGGTGATCGCCCGGCTGACCCACGGCGACGGGCTGCGCTTCATCGCCAAGTCCCGGGAGCAGCTGGCGTACCTGCTGGAGATCGGCGGCAGGCCGAGCATCGAGTGCTCCGGCTGGCTGCCGGACTCCGACCTGCGGCTGCTGGCCCACGGGCCGCTGGCCTCCATCCGGCTGCACGAGAACCCCGGGCGGATGGACCTCTGCTGGCTGACCGAGTGCCCGGAACTGCGGTCCCTCCACCTGATCAACTGCACCGGCCGGATAGACCTGGCCGTGCTGCCGGAGCTGGCCCTCGACAACCTGGTGCTGGTCGACTGCCCGAACCTGGAGTCGCTGAGATCGCTGGGCCGGGCGACCACGCTGCGGCGCCTGCGCTACGGTCCGTCCAGCCTCGGGACCACCCGGGCGCAGCCGCTGTGGCTGCCGCCCTCGCTCCGGGAGCTGGAGGTGCACGAACCGACCTCCCTGATCGGCCTGGCGGCCTGCGGGGAGCTGCGCCTGGCCCGGTTGAACGCGGACGAACTCGACCCGGACCGCTGGGCCGAGCTGAGCGTCCTCCCCGAGCTGAGCGAACTGCACCTCAGCGGTGAGCCGGAGGGGCCCTGGGCCGCGCGCCCACCGATGCGGTCGGTCCGGAAGCTGTCCCTGAACCACGCGTGGCGTCCGCACCCGCTGCGGGACCTGGCCCTGGCCTTCCCGAACCTGGAACGGCTGGACCTGCTGGGCGCGCCGGAGCGGCGCGGGGAGTTCCGGATCGACGTGGAGTCGCTGCGGGACCTGCACGGCTGCGAGGTCCGCCACTTCAGCGAGCTGGTGGTCATCCCCTGA
- a CDS encoding ATP-dependent Clp protease ATP-binding subunit, whose protein sequence is MFERFTDRARRVVVLAQEEARMLNHNYIGTEHILLGLIHEGEGVAAKALESLGISLEAVRQQVEEIIGQGQQAPSGHIPFTPRAKKVLELSLREALQLGHNYIGTEHILLGLIREGEGVAAQVLVKLGADLNRVRQQVIQLLSGYQGGGKESATAGGPAEGTPSTSLVLDQFGRNLTQAAREAKLDPVIGREKEIERVMQVLSRRTKNNPVLIGEPGVGKTAVVEGLAQAIVKGEVPETLKDKQLYTLDLGALVAGSRYRGDFEERLKKVLKEIRTRGDIILFIDELHTLVGAGAAEGAIDAASILKPMLARGELQTIGATTLDEYRKHLEKDAALERRFQPIQVAEPSLAHTIEILKGLRDRYEAHHRVSITDAALVAAATLADRYISDRFLPDKAIDLIDEAGSRMRIRRMTAPPDLREFDEKIADVRREKESAIDAQDFEKAASLRDNEKQLLQAKAKREKEWKAGDMDVVAEVDEELIAEVLATATGIPVFKLTEEESSRLLRMEDELHKRVIGQKDAIKALSQAIRRTRAGLKDPKRPGGSFIFAGPSGVGKTELSKTLAEFLFGDEDALIQLDMSEFSEKHTVSRLFGSPPGYVGYEEGGQLTEKVRRKPFSVVLFDEVEKAHPDIFNSLLQILEDGRLTDSQGRVVDFKNTVIIMTTNLGTRDISKGFNLGFAAQGDVSTGYERMKAKVGEELKQHFRPEFLNRVDDIVVFHQLSEEDIIQIVDLMAAKVDDRLKDRDMGLELTPAAKSLLAKRGYDPILGARPLRRTIQREIEDILSEKILFGELRAGHIVLVDVEGEGKTAKFTFVGADKSPIADTPPVAAGPDLSKG, encoded by the coding sequence ATGTTCGAGAGGTTCACCGACCGCGCGCGGCGGGTTGTCGTCCTGGCTCAGGAAGAAGCCCGGATGCTCAACCACAACTACATCGGCACCGAGCACATCCTTCTGGGCTTGATCCACGAGGGTGAGGGTGTCGCCGCTAAGGCCCTGGAGAGCCTCGGGATTTCTCTTGAGGCGGTCCGCCAGCAGGTTGAGGAGATCATCGGACAGGGGCAGCAGGCCCCGTCCGGCCACATCCCCTTCACTCCTCGGGCGAAGAAGGTCCTGGAGCTGTCGCTCCGCGAGGCCCTCCAGCTCGGCCACAACTACATCGGGACCGAGCACATCCTGCTCGGCCTCATCCGCGAGGGCGAGGGCGTCGCCGCCCAGGTCCTCGTGAAGCTCGGCGCCGACCTGAACCGGGTCCGGCAGCAGGTCATCCAGCTGCTCTCCGGCTACCAGGGCGGGGGCAAGGAGTCGGCGACCGCCGGCGGCCCCGCCGAGGGCACCCCCTCCACCTCGCTGGTGCTGGACCAGTTCGGCCGCAACCTCACCCAGGCCGCCCGCGAGGCCAAGCTCGACCCGGTGATCGGGCGCGAGAAGGAAATCGAGCGGGTCATGCAGGTCCTCTCCCGACGCACCAAGAACAACCCGGTGCTGATCGGTGAGCCCGGCGTCGGCAAGACCGCCGTGGTGGAGGGCCTGGCCCAGGCCATCGTCAAGGGCGAGGTCCCGGAGACGCTGAAGGACAAGCAGCTCTACACCCTCGACCTGGGCGCGCTGGTCGCCGGTTCCCGCTACCGCGGTGACTTCGAGGAGCGCCTGAAGAAGGTGCTCAAGGAGATCCGCACCCGCGGCGACATCATCCTGTTCATCGACGAGCTGCACACCCTGGTCGGCGCGGGTGCCGCCGAGGGCGCGATCGACGCGGCGAGCATCCTGAAGCCGATGCTGGCCCGCGGCGAGCTCCAGACCATCGGTGCCACCACGCTCGACGAGTACCGCAAGCACCTGGAGAAGGACGCCGCGCTGGAGCGCCGCTTCCAGCCGATCCAGGTGGCCGAGCCCTCGCTGGCGCACACCATCGAGATCCTCAAGGGCCTGCGGGACCGCTACGAGGCGCACCACCGGGTGTCCATCACGGACGCCGCGCTGGTCGCCGCCGCGACCCTGGCGGACCGGTACATCTCGGACCGCTTCCTGCCGGACAAGGCGATCGACCTGATCGACGAGGCCGGTTCCCGGATGCGCATCCGCCGGATGACCGCGCCGCCGGACCTGCGCGAGTTCGACGAGAAGATCGCCGACGTGCGCCGGGAGAAGGAGTCCGCGATCGACGCGCAGGACTTCGAGAAGGCCGCTTCGCTCCGCGACAACGAGAAGCAGCTCCTGCAGGCCAAGGCCAAGCGGGAGAAGGAGTGGAAGGCCGGCGACATGGACGTCGTCGCCGAGGTGGACGAGGAGCTGATCGCCGAGGTGCTGGCGACGGCCACCGGCATCCCGGTCTTCAAGCTCACCGAGGAGGAGTCCTCCCGGCTGCTGCGCATGGAGGACGAGCTGCACAAGCGCGTCATCGGCCAGAAGGACGCCATCAAGGCGCTCTCGCAGGCCATCCGGCGCACCCGTGCGGGCCTCAAGGACCCGAAGCGCCCCGGCGGCTCGTTCATCTTCGCCGGTCCGTCCGGCGTCGGTAAGACCGAGCTGTCCAAGACGCTGGCGGAGTTCCTCTTCGGCGACGAGGACGCGCTGATCCAGCTCGACATGTCCGAGTTCAGCGAGAAGCACACGGTCTCCCGGCTGTTCGGCTCGCCTCCCGGCTACGTCGGCTACGAGGAGGGCGGCCAGCTCACCGAGAAGGTCCGCCGCAAGCCGTTCTCGGTGGTCCTCTTCGACGAGGTCGAGAAGGCCCACCCGGACATCTTCAACTCGCTGCTGCAGATCCTGGAGGACGGTCGACTGACCGACAGCCAGGGCCGGGTCGTGGACTTCAAGAACACGGTCATCATCATGACCACCAACCTCGGCACCCGGGACATCTCCAAGGGCTTCAACCTGGGCTTCGCCGCCCAGGGCGACGTCTCCACCGGGTACGAGCGGATGAAGGCCAAGGTCGGCGAGGAGCTCAAGCAGCACTTCCGCCCCGAGTTCCTGAACCGCGTCGACGACATCGTGGTGTTCCACCAGCTGTCCGAGGAAGACATCATCCAGATCGTCGACCTCATGGCCGCCAAGGTGGACGACCGGCTCAAGGACCGCGACATGGGTCTGGAGCTCACCCCGGCCGCGAAGTCGCTGCTGGCCAAGCGTGGCTACGACCCGATCCTGGGTGCCCGGCCGCTGCGTCGGACCATCCAGCGCGAGATCGAGGACATCCTCTCGGAGAAGATCCTCTTCGGCGAGCTGCGGGCCGGGCACATCGTGCTGGTGGACGTCGAGGGCGAGGGCAAGACGGCGAAGTTCACCTTCGTCGGCGCCGACAAGTCCCCGATCGCGGACACCCCGCCGGTCGCGGCCGGACCGGACCTCAGCAAGGGCTGA